In Triticum aestivum cultivar Chinese Spring chromosome 5B, IWGSC CS RefSeq v2.1, whole genome shotgun sequence, the following proteins share a genomic window:
- the LOC123113900 gene encoding uncharacterized protein isoform X2 has protein sequence MSTCAYHSPCFSENCVFILDPAQEQRSCRNATVNAGSYGGFRLHLSGDEDTPAASTPTGREVLPFSLHLSSESAAQLSSVQANVSPQILNSGACKGPLKGSYVDGQVQEIKAVQEAKSLKDDKQLEVRRVASKDISSVQANVSPQIINSGTCKGPLKDSYVDGQAQEIKAAQEAKGLKDDTQQGVRRVSSKDVTKPLGARKHQPSGGKVDVQKLRKADANDAVELSIAASEAMVIAEMILDDCQPDKLTAAALEAALRVKEARKQCFLEETEHDSGSFQNGLDESDWLAELDEIEMLDVFEDVGLCTVQTACSSQGHNTTNMKQSISQPSCAPHDVDICSSEEQNKEWRSQDDCTSDHVPDSLAENISAGTLVKESSPGCVSVKQPARDKAISCSRNEEAVFQKLTQNNHAFTENLRNPVRGENITKEAGRIVEETKFGGRARKHIRTSFISESMDSMNECSPAPRAISTEMVASSRASFLQKNEGFHGEDQSAESCHQVVCSSLSPEDPLCSFVPCSISCNEVPTSQSPECKQRNEENSEPVYRRESLKNDLDVEAGPSSVPLDKTPESNPWRRRIHSSLRPFSMLGPISNISGSSLAHNDVNVAARQKERGTTILLNKKIQRIRASNQFIENNAEAGSLNEFSLVQKKSSDAHDDNEHHSKEQYIPSEVLPQPTTYLSVGKRGLKRKGPQLLNAKLSTRQTKSRRVKSRFSWSESRVADMQEPRECTGKKEALFHGLEFLVTGFQSHKEKEIVSVIRKFGGCVLSKVPPCPFDKKSKLAELVRWKPPVVLSPKKVSTAKFLYGCATDSWILNSNWLLDSLQAGLLLQPGKYLIRQRHTVEISTLGQSVYVRNNKLVFHGVGFLIHGKISFCSKFSNIIKHGGGQVFVSLQGLIQSLKDKSCSRGIILVANEASASRHLSHCGLEHDIKTAPASWIIGSLFSGKLIHLKKDRCAPFRRIKVPSFQQQRAFEMSQEI, from the exons ATGTCGACCTGCGCCTACCACTCGCCGTGCTTCTCTgag AACTGTGTGTTTATTCTGGACCCTGCACAAGAGCAACGGAGTTGTCGGAATGCCACGGTAAACGCTGGCAGTTACGGCGGGTTCCGTCTGCATTTGTCGGGAGACGAGGATACACCTGCTGCAAGTACTCCAACAGGCAGAGAG GTACTGCCTTTCTCTCTGCACCTTTCTTCAGAAAGTGCAGCACAACTCTCCTCAGTTCAAGCCAATGTTAGCCCTCAGATTCTAAACTCTGGTGCATGCAAAGGACCGTTGAAGGGCTCTTATGTTGATGGTCAAGTACAAGAGATCAAAGCTGTACAAGAGGCTAAAAGCCTTAAGGATGATAAACAACTAGAAGTCCGCAGAGTGGCTAGCAAGGATATCTCCTCAGTTCAAGCCAATGTTAGCCCACAGATTATAAATTCTGGTACATGCAAAGGACCATTAAAGGACTCTTATGTTGATGGTCAGGCACAAGAGATCAAAGCTGCGCAAGAGGCTAAAGGCCTTAAGGATGATACACAACAAGGAGTCCGTAGAGTTTCTAGCAAGGATGTCACTAAACCACTTGGTGCAAGAAAACATCAACCATCTGGTGGAAAAGTTGATGTTCAGAAGCTCCGTAAGGCAGATGCTAATGATGCGGTTGAGCTATCTATTGCTGCCTCTGAGGCTATGGTTATTGCAGAAATGATACTTGATGATTGCCAGCCTGATAAGTTGACTGCAGCTGCCCTTGAAGCTGCTCTGCGTGTAAAGGAAGCTCGGAAACAGTGTTTTCTTGAGGAAACAGAACATGATAGTGGATCCTTTCAAAATGGTCTGGATGAGAGCGATTGGCTTGCAGAATTGGATGAGATCGAAATGCTTGATGTATTTGAAGATGTTGGCCTGTGTACTGTTCAAACTGCTTGTTCATCTCAAGGCCACAACACAACTAACATGAAACAGAGCATCTCTCAGCCTAGCTGTGCCCCACATGATGTAGACATTTGTTCTTCCGAGGAGCAAAATAAAGAATGGCGCAGCCAAGATGATTGTACCAGTGACCATGTACCTGATTCTTTGGCAGAGAACATTTCTGCTGGTACGCTAGTAAAAGAATCAAGTCCAGGATGTGTTTCTGTAAAGCAACCAGCTCGAGATAAAGCAATCTCTTGCTCGAGAAATGAGGAAGCTGTTTTCCAGAAGTTGACTCAAAACAACCATGCTTTTACTGAAAACTTGAGGAATCCAGTAAGAGGTGAAAATATCACGAAG GAAGCTGGAAGAATTGTTGAAGAGACGAAGTTTGGTGGTCGTGCAAGGAAGCATATAAGGACTAGCTTCATTTCTGAGTCAATGGATAGCATGAATGAGTGCTCTCCTGCACCTAGAGCGATATCGACAGAAATGGTTGCCTCTTCAAGAGCATCTTTTCTCCAAAAGAATGAAGGTTTCCATGGAGAGGATCAAAGTGCAGAGTCGTGCCATCAAGTAGTATGTTCAAGCTTATCACCTGAGGATCCTCTCTGTTCATTTGTTCCATGTAGCATATCTTGCAATGAAGTACCCACTAGTCAATCTCCTGAATGCAAACAGAGGAATGAGGAGAACAGTGAACCGGTATATCGCAGGGAATCTCTGAAGAATGACCTAGATGTAGAAGCCGGTCCATCTTCTGTGCCGTTAGATAAGACACCAGAATCTAATCCATGGAGGCGAAGAATACACAGTTCCCTCAGGCCTTTTAGCATGCTAGGACCTATATCAAACATCTCGGGAAGTAGTCTGGCTCATAATGATGTTAATGTGGCAGCTCGTCAGAAGGAGAGAGGCACAACGATACTCTTAAATAAGAAGATACAGCGTATCCGAGCCTCTAATCAGTTCATAGAAAACAATGCTGAAGCTGGAAGCTTGAACGAATTTTCTTTGGTTCAGAAGAAGTCATCTGATGCTCACGATGATAATGAGCATCACAGCAAAGAGCAATATATCCCATCAGAAGTTTTGCCTCAACCCACAACATATTTGAGCGTTGGTAAACGAGGCCTTAAAAGAAAAGGACCCCAATTGTTGAATGCTAAACTTAGTACTAGACAAACCAAGAGCAGAAGGGTTAAATCTCGATTCAGTT GGTCTGAAAGCAGAGTTGCTGACATGCAGGAGCCCAGGGAATGCACTGGCAAAAAAGAAGCTCTATTTCATGGACTAGAGTTTTTGGTGACTGGATTTCAAAGTCATAAGGAGAAAGAGATTGTGTCTGTAATACGGAAATTTGGAGGTTGTGTTCTTTCAAAAGTGCCACCCTGTCCATTTGATAAAAAAAGCAAGCTTGCAGAGCTTGTGAGGTGGAAGCCTCCTGTAGTTCTTTCCCCTAAAAAG GTCTCGACAGCTAAGTTCTTATATGGCTGTGCTACCGATTCCTGGATTTTGAATTCCAATTGGCTTCTTGATTCTCTTCAAGCTGGTTTACTGTTGCAACCTGGAAA GTATTTAATTCGACAAAGGCATACAGTGGAGATTTCAACATTGGGCCAATCAGTTTACGTAAGAAATAATAAATTGGTATTTCATGGAGTAGGATTCTTGATCCACGGCAAAATCAGCTTCTGTTCAAAATTTTCGAATATTATCAAG CATGGAGGTGGGCAAGTTTTTGTATCTCTTCAAGGATTAATCCAAAGCTTGAAGGATAAAAGTTGTTCGCGTGGAATCATTCTTGTTGCAAATGAGGCGAGCGCATCACGCCATCTAAGCCATTGTGGTCTGGAGCATGACATAAAAACAGCG CCAGCAAGCTGGATCATAGGCAGTCTGTTTTCTGGGAAGCTGATTCACCTGAAGAAAGACCGCTGCGCCCCATTCCGGCGGATTAAGGTGCCATCATTCCAACAGCAGCGTGCATTTGAGATGAGTCAAGAAATATAA
- the LOC123113900 gene encoding uncharacterized protein isoform X1: MSTCAYHSPCFSEDNAWLPQWLQPHRQPTAGEHPRDSAGVSSPPCENCVFILDPAQEQRSCRNATVNAGSYGGFRLHLSGDEDTPAASTPTGREVLPFSLHLSSESAAQLSSVQANVSPQILNSGACKGPLKGSYVDGQVQEIKAVQEAKSLKDDKQLEVRRVASKDISSVQANVSPQIINSGTCKGPLKDSYVDGQAQEIKAAQEAKGLKDDTQQGVRRVSSKDVTKPLGARKHQPSGGKVDVQKLRKADANDAVELSIAASEAMVIAEMILDDCQPDKLTAAALEAALRVKEARKQCFLEETEHDSGSFQNGLDESDWLAELDEIEMLDVFEDVGLCTVQTACSSQGHNTTNMKQSISQPSCAPHDVDICSSEEQNKEWRSQDDCTSDHVPDSLAENISAGTLVKESSPGCVSVKQPARDKAISCSRNEEAVFQKLTQNNHAFTENLRNPVRGENITKEAGRIVEETKFGGRARKHIRTSFISESMDSMNECSPAPRAISTEMVASSRASFLQKNEGFHGEDQSAESCHQVVCSSLSPEDPLCSFVPCSISCNEVPTSQSPECKQRNEENSEPVYRRESLKNDLDVEAGPSSVPLDKTPESNPWRRRIHSSLRPFSMLGPISNISGSSLAHNDVNVAARQKERGTTILLNKKIQRIRASNQFIENNAEAGSLNEFSLVQKKSSDAHDDNEHHSKEQYIPSEVLPQPTTYLSVGKRGLKRKGPQLLNAKLSTRQTKSRRVKSRFSWSESRVADMQEPRECTGKKEALFHGLEFLVTGFQSHKEKEIVSVIRKFGGCVLSKVPPCPFDKKSKLAELVRWKPPVVLSPKKVSTAKFLYGCATDSWILNSNWLLDSLQAGLLLQPGKYLIRQRHTVEISTLGQSVYVRNNKLVFHGVGFLIHGKISFCSKFSNIIKHGGGQVFVSLQGLIQSLKDKSCSRGIILVANEASASRHLSHCGLEHDIKTAPASWIIGSLFSGKLIHLKKDRCAPFRRIKVPSFQQQRAFEMSQEI, from the exons ATGTCGACCTGCGCCTACCACTCGCCGTGCTTCTCTgag GATAATGCGTGGCTCCCGCAGTGGCTTCAGCCGCATCGGCAGCCGACGGCCGGCGAGCACCCAAGAGACAGCGCCGGCGTGTCGTCGCCGCCTTGTGAG AACTGTGTGTTTATTCTGGACCCTGCACAAGAGCAACGGAGTTGTCGGAATGCCACGGTAAACGCTGGCAGTTACGGCGGGTTCCGTCTGCATTTGTCGGGAGACGAGGATACACCTGCTGCAAGTACTCCAACAGGCAGAGAG GTACTGCCTTTCTCTCTGCACCTTTCTTCAGAAAGTGCAGCACAACTCTCCTCAGTTCAAGCCAATGTTAGCCCTCAGATTCTAAACTCTGGTGCATGCAAAGGACCGTTGAAGGGCTCTTATGTTGATGGTCAAGTACAAGAGATCAAAGCTGTACAAGAGGCTAAAAGCCTTAAGGATGATAAACAACTAGAAGTCCGCAGAGTGGCTAGCAAGGATATCTCCTCAGTTCAAGCCAATGTTAGCCCACAGATTATAAATTCTGGTACATGCAAAGGACCATTAAAGGACTCTTATGTTGATGGTCAGGCACAAGAGATCAAAGCTGCGCAAGAGGCTAAAGGCCTTAAGGATGATACACAACAAGGAGTCCGTAGAGTTTCTAGCAAGGATGTCACTAAACCACTTGGTGCAAGAAAACATCAACCATCTGGTGGAAAAGTTGATGTTCAGAAGCTCCGTAAGGCAGATGCTAATGATGCGGTTGAGCTATCTATTGCTGCCTCTGAGGCTATGGTTATTGCAGAAATGATACTTGATGATTGCCAGCCTGATAAGTTGACTGCAGCTGCCCTTGAAGCTGCTCTGCGTGTAAAGGAAGCTCGGAAACAGTGTTTTCTTGAGGAAACAGAACATGATAGTGGATCCTTTCAAAATGGTCTGGATGAGAGCGATTGGCTTGCAGAATTGGATGAGATCGAAATGCTTGATGTATTTGAAGATGTTGGCCTGTGTACTGTTCAAACTGCTTGTTCATCTCAAGGCCACAACACAACTAACATGAAACAGAGCATCTCTCAGCCTAGCTGTGCCCCACATGATGTAGACATTTGTTCTTCCGAGGAGCAAAATAAAGAATGGCGCAGCCAAGATGATTGTACCAGTGACCATGTACCTGATTCTTTGGCAGAGAACATTTCTGCTGGTACGCTAGTAAAAGAATCAAGTCCAGGATGTGTTTCTGTAAAGCAACCAGCTCGAGATAAAGCAATCTCTTGCTCGAGAAATGAGGAAGCTGTTTTCCAGAAGTTGACTCAAAACAACCATGCTTTTACTGAAAACTTGAGGAATCCAGTAAGAGGTGAAAATATCACGAAG GAAGCTGGAAGAATTGTTGAAGAGACGAAGTTTGGTGGTCGTGCAAGGAAGCATATAAGGACTAGCTTCATTTCTGAGTCAATGGATAGCATGAATGAGTGCTCTCCTGCACCTAGAGCGATATCGACAGAAATGGTTGCCTCTTCAAGAGCATCTTTTCTCCAAAAGAATGAAGGTTTCCATGGAGAGGATCAAAGTGCAGAGTCGTGCCATCAAGTAGTATGTTCAAGCTTATCACCTGAGGATCCTCTCTGTTCATTTGTTCCATGTAGCATATCTTGCAATGAAGTACCCACTAGTCAATCTCCTGAATGCAAACAGAGGAATGAGGAGAACAGTGAACCGGTATATCGCAGGGAATCTCTGAAGAATGACCTAGATGTAGAAGCCGGTCCATCTTCTGTGCCGTTAGATAAGACACCAGAATCTAATCCATGGAGGCGAAGAATACACAGTTCCCTCAGGCCTTTTAGCATGCTAGGACCTATATCAAACATCTCGGGAAGTAGTCTGGCTCATAATGATGTTAATGTGGCAGCTCGTCAGAAGGAGAGAGGCACAACGATACTCTTAAATAAGAAGATACAGCGTATCCGAGCCTCTAATCAGTTCATAGAAAACAATGCTGAAGCTGGAAGCTTGAACGAATTTTCTTTGGTTCAGAAGAAGTCATCTGATGCTCACGATGATAATGAGCATCACAGCAAAGAGCAATATATCCCATCAGAAGTTTTGCCTCAACCCACAACATATTTGAGCGTTGGTAAACGAGGCCTTAAAAGAAAAGGACCCCAATTGTTGAATGCTAAACTTAGTACTAGACAAACCAAGAGCAGAAGGGTTAAATCTCGATTCAGTT GGTCTGAAAGCAGAGTTGCTGACATGCAGGAGCCCAGGGAATGCACTGGCAAAAAAGAAGCTCTATTTCATGGACTAGAGTTTTTGGTGACTGGATTTCAAAGTCATAAGGAGAAAGAGATTGTGTCTGTAATACGGAAATTTGGAGGTTGTGTTCTTTCAAAAGTGCCACCCTGTCCATTTGATAAAAAAAGCAAGCTTGCAGAGCTTGTGAGGTGGAAGCCTCCTGTAGTTCTTTCCCCTAAAAAG GTCTCGACAGCTAAGTTCTTATATGGCTGTGCTACCGATTCCTGGATTTTGAATTCCAATTGGCTTCTTGATTCTCTTCAAGCTGGTTTACTGTTGCAACCTGGAAA GTATTTAATTCGACAAAGGCATACAGTGGAGATTTCAACATTGGGCCAATCAGTTTACGTAAGAAATAATAAATTGGTATTTCATGGAGTAGGATTCTTGATCCACGGCAAAATCAGCTTCTGTTCAAAATTTTCGAATATTATCAAG CATGGAGGTGGGCAAGTTTTTGTATCTCTTCAAGGATTAATCCAAAGCTTGAAGGATAAAAGTTGTTCGCGTGGAATCATTCTTGTTGCAAATGAGGCGAGCGCATCACGCCATCTAAGCCATTGTGGTCTGGAGCATGACATAAAAACAGCG CCAGCAAGCTGGATCATAGGCAGTCTGTTTTCTGGGAAGCTGATTCACCTGAAGAAAGACCGCTGCGCCCCATTCCGGCGGATTAAGGTGCCATCATTCCAACAGCAGCGTGCATTTGAGATGAGTCAAGAAATATAA
- the LOC123113900 gene encoding uncharacterized protein isoform X3 has translation MHLNCVFILDPAQEQRSCRNATVNAGSYGGFRLHLSGDEDTPAASTPTGREVLPFSLHLSSESAAQLSSVQANVSPQILNSGACKGPLKGSYVDGQVQEIKAVQEAKSLKDDKQLEVRRVASKDISSVQANVSPQIINSGTCKGPLKDSYVDGQAQEIKAAQEAKGLKDDTQQGVRRVSSKDVTKPLGARKHQPSGGKVDVQKLRKADANDAVELSIAASEAMVIAEMILDDCQPDKLTAAALEAALRVKEARKQCFLEETEHDSGSFQNGLDESDWLAELDEIEMLDVFEDVGLCTVQTACSSQGHNTTNMKQSISQPSCAPHDVDICSSEEQNKEWRSQDDCTSDHVPDSLAENISAGTLVKESSPGCVSVKQPARDKAISCSRNEEAVFQKLTQNNHAFTENLRNPVRGENITKEAGRIVEETKFGGRARKHIRTSFISESMDSMNECSPAPRAISTEMVASSRASFLQKNEGFHGEDQSAESCHQVVCSSLSPEDPLCSFVPCSISCNEVPTSQSPECKQRNEENSEPVYRRESLKNDLDVEAGPSSVPLDKTPESNPWRRRIHSSLRPFSMLGPISNISGSSLAHNDVNVAARQKERGTTILLNKKIQRIRASNQFIENNAEAGSLNEFSLVQKKSSDAHDDNEHHSKEQYIPSEVLPQPTTYLSVGKRGLKRKGPQLLNAKLSTRQTKSRRVKSRFSWSESRVADMQEPRECTGKKEALFHGLEFLVTGFQSHKEKEIVSVIRKFGGCVLSKVPPCPFDKKSKLAELVRWKPPVVLSPKKVSTAKFLYGCATDSWILNSNWLLDSLQAGLLLQPGKYLIRQRHTVEISTLGQSVYVRNNKLVFHGVGFLIHGKISFCSKFSNIIKHGGGQVFVSLQGLIQSLKDKSCSRGIILVANEASASRHLSHCGLEHDIKTAPASWIIGSLFSGKLIHLKKDRCAPFRRIKVPSFQQQRAFEMSQEI, from the exons ATGCATCTG AACTGTGTGTTTATTCTGGACCCTGCACAAGAGCAACGGAGTTGTCGGAATGCCACGGTAAACGCTGGCAGTTACGGCGGGTTCCGTCTGCATTTGTCGGGAGACGAGGATACACCTGCTGCAAGTACTCCAACAGGCAGAGAG GTACTGCCTTTCTCTCTGCACCTTTCTTCAGAAAGTGCAGCACAACTCTCCTCAGTTCAAGCCAATGTTAGCCCTCAGATTCTAAACTCTGGTGCATGCAAAGGACCGTTGAAGGGCTCTTATGTTGATGGTCAAGTACAAGAGATCAAAGCTGTACAAGAGGCTAAAAGCCTTAAGGATGATAAACAACTAGAAGTCCGCAGAGTGGCTAGCAAGGATATCTCCTCAGTTCAAGCCAATGTTAGCCCACAGATTATAAATTCTGGTACATGCAAAGGACCATTAAAGGACTCTTATGTTGATGGTCAGGCACAAGAGATCAAAGCTGCGCAAGAGGCTAAAGGCCTTAAGGATGATACACAACAAGGAGTCCGTAGAGTTTCTAGCAAGGATGTCACTAAACCACTTGGTGCAAGAAAACATCAACCATCTGGTGGAAAAGTTGATGTTCAGAAGCTCCGTAAGGCAGATGCTAATGATGCGGTTGAGCTATCTATTGCTGCCTCTGAGGCTATGGTTATTGCAGAAATGATACTTGATGATTGCCAGCCTGATAAGTTGACTGCAGCTGCCCTTGAAGCTGCTCTGCGTGTAAAGGAAGCTCGGAAACAGTGTTTTCTTGAGGAAACAGAACATGATAGTGGATCCTTTCAAAATGGTCTGGATGAGAGCGATTGGCTTGCAGAATTGGATGAGATCGAAATGCTTGATGTATTTGAAGATGTTGGCCTGTGTACTGTTCAAACTGCTTGTTCATCTCAAGGCCACAACACAACTAACATGAAACAGAGCATCTCTCAGCCTAGCTGTGCCCCACATGATGTAGACATTTGTTCTTCCGAGGAGCAAAATAAAGAATGGCGCAGCCAAGATGATTGTACCAGTGACCATGTACCTGATTCTTTGGCAGAGAACATTTCTGCTGGTACGCTAGTAAAAGAATCAAGTCCAGGATGTGTTTCTGTAAAGCAACCAGCTCGAGATAAAGCAATCTCTTGCTCGAGAAATGAGGAAGCTGTTTTCCAGAAGTTGACTCAAAACAACCATGCTTTTACTGAAAACTTGAGGAATCCAGTAAGAGGTGAAAATATCACGAAG GAAGCTGGAAGAATTGTTGAAGAGACGAAGTTTGGTGGTCGTGCAAGGAAGCATATAAGGACTAGCTTCATTTCTGAGTCAATGGATAGCATGAATGAGTGCTCTCCTGCACCTAGAGCGATATCGACAGAAATGGTTGCCTCTTCAAGAGCATCTTTTCTCCAAAAGAATGAAGGTTTCCATGGAGAGGATCAAAGTGCAGAGTCGTGCCATCAAGTAGTATGTTCAAGCTTATCACCTGAGGATCCTCTCTGTTCATTTGTTCCATGTAGCATATCTTGCAATGAAGTACCCACTAGTCAATCTCCTGAATGCAAACAGAGGAATGAGGAGAACAGTGAACCGGTATATCGCAGGGAATCTCTGAAGAATGACCTAGATGTAGAAGCCGGTCCATCTTCTGTGCCGTTAGATAAGACACCAGAATCTAATCCATGGAGGCGAAGAATACACAGTTCCCTCAGGCCTTTTAGCATGCTAGGACCTATATCAAACATCTCGGGAAGTAGTCTGGCTCATAATGATGTTAATGTGGCAGCTCGTCAGAAGGAGAGAGGCACAACGATACTCTTAAATAAGAAGATACAGCGTATCCGAGCCTCTAATCAGTTCATAGAAAACAATGCTGAAGCTGGAAGCTTGAACGAATTTTCTTTGGTTCAGAAGAAGTCATCTGATGCTCACGATGATAATGAGCATCACAGCAAAGAGCAATATATCCCATCAGAAGTTTTGCCTCAACCCACAACATATTTGAGCGTTGGTAAACGAGGCCTTAAAAGAAAAGGACCCCAATTGTTGAATGCTAAACTTAGTACTAGACAAACCAAGAGCAGAAGGGTTAAATCTCGATTCAGTT GGTCTGAAAGCAGAGTTGCTGACATGCAGGAGCCCAGGGAATGCACTGGCAAAAAAGAAGCTCTATTTCATGGACTAGAGTTTTTGGTGACTGGATTTCAAAGTCATAAGGAGAAAGAGATTGTGTCTGTAATACGGAAATTTGGAGGTTGTGTTCTTTCAAAAGTGCCACCCTGTCCATTTGATAAAAAAAGCAAGCTTGCAGAGCTTGTGAGGTGGAAGCCTCCTGTAGTTCTTTCCCCTAAAAAG GTCTCGACAGCTAAGTTCTTATATGGCTGTGCTACCGATTCCTGGATTTTGAATTCCAATTGGCTTCTTGATTCTCTTCAAGCTGGTTTACTGTTGCAACCTGGAAA GTATTTAATTCGACAAAGGCATACAGTGGAGATTTCAACATTGGGCCAATCAGTTTACGTAAGAAATAATAAATTGGTATTTCATGGAGTAGGATTCTTGATCCACGGCAAAATCAGCTTCTGTTCAAAATTTTCGAATATTATCAAG CATGGAGGTGGGCAAGTTTTTGTATCTCTTCAAGGATTAATCCAAAGCTTGAAGGATAAAAGTTGTTCGCGTGGAATCATTCTTGTTGCAAATGAGGCGAGCGCATCACGCCATCTAAGCCATTGTGGTCTGGAGCATGACATAAAAACAGCG CCAGCAAGCTGGATCATAGGCAGTCTGTTTTCTGGGAAGCTGATTCACCTGAAGAAAGACCGCTGCGCCCCATTCCGGCGGATTAAGGTGCCATCATTCCAACAGCAGCGTGCATTTGAGATGAGTCAAGAAATATAA
- the LOC123113901 gene encoding transcription factor bHLH106 has product MFPAEASFAGAEAAMLPPFFVGSMWQSAPGGGVAAALSEEDEVAAAAAAEAAHDRAVVATRNHREAEKRRRERIKSHLDRLRAVLACDPKIDKATLLAKAVERVRELKQRMAGVVGEAAAPASHLFPTEHDEIVVLASGGGAGGAAAVFEASLCCDDRSDLLPGLIDTLRALRLRTLRAEMATLGGRVRNVLVLARDAGEHADDDYSSSSEDGGADFLKEALRALVERQGAAAGDRPKRRRVADMNMQAAA; this is encoded by the exons ATGTTTCCGGCGGAGGCGTCGTTCGCCGGCGCCGAGGCGGCCATGCTGCCGCCCTTCTTCGTGGGCTCCATGTGGCAgtcggcgccgggcggcggcgtcGCGGCTGCCTTGTCCGAGGAAGACGAGGTAGCCGCCGCTGCGGCTGCCGAGGCGGCGCACGACCGCGCGGTGGTGGCGACGCGGAACCACCGTGAGGCCGAGAAGCGCCGCCGCGAGCGGATCAAGTCGCACCTCGACCGCCTCCGCGCCGTCCTCGCCTGCGATCCCAAG ATAGACAAGGCAACGCTGCTGGCCAAGGCGGTAGAGAGAGTGCGGGAGCTGAAGCAGCGCATGGCCGGCGTCGTCGGCGAGGCGGCCGCGCCGGCGAGCCACCTGTTCCCCACGGAGCACGACGAGATCGTGGTGCTCGCTTCAGGCGGCGgtgccggcggcgcggcggctgtgtTCGAGGCCTCCCTCTGCTGCGACGACCGCTCCGACCTCCTCCCGGGGCTCATCGACACGCTGCGCGCGCTCCGCCTCCGCACGCTCCGCGCCGAGATGGCCACCCTCGGCGGCCGCGTCCGCAACGTGCTCGTCCTCGCGCGCGACGCCGGAGAACACGCTGACGACGACTACTCCTCATCCTCCGAGGACGGCGGCGCCGACTTCCTCAAGGAGGCTCTGAGGGCCCTCGTGGAGAGGCAGGGGGCTGCCGCGGGCGACCGGCCCAAGAGGAGACGCGTCGCTGACATGAACATGCAAGCGGCGGCTTAA